Proteins found in one Phoenicibacter congonensis genomic segment:
- the moaC gene encoding cyclic pyranopterin monophosphate synthase MoaC, which translates to MSKLTHINEDGDARMVDVSDKAITKRVASAGGFILMHKETYETIVSGTAKKGEVLAAARIAGIMAAKKTSDLIPLCHPLELTKVEVKCTPKIIEDEEEQQYGIYVESTCSLNGKTGVEMEAITATSIALVTIYDMCKAIDRGMVIDNIQVLHKEGGKSGTWDFEKLI; encoded by the coding sequence ATGAGTAAATTAACTCACATAAACGAAGATGGAGACGCGAGAATGGTGGACGTCTCTGATAAAGCTATCACAAAAAGAGTTGCCAGCGCTGGCGGCTTCATTTTGATGCATAAAGAGACATATGAAACGATTGTTTCTGGAACTGCCAAAAAAGGGGAAGTTTTAGCAGCCGCAAGAATTGCAGGTATTATGGCGGCAAAGAAAACGAGTGATCTCATTCCGCTTTGCCACCCTCTTGAACTCACTAAGGTGGAAGTTAAATGTACGCCAAAAATCATTGAAGACGAAGAAGAGCAACAATATGGAATTTATGTTGAATCAACTTGTAGCCTAAATGGGAAAACAGGTGTTGAAATGGAAGCCATCACAGCAACATCGATTGCACTCGTGACAATCTATGACATGTGCAAAGCGATTGATCGAGGCATGGTCATAGACAACATCCAAGTCCTTCACAAAGAAGGAGGAAAAAGTGGCACTTGGGACTTTGAAAAATTGATTTAA